From Vicugna pacos chromosome 6, VicPac4, whole genome shotgun sequence, a single genomic window includes:
- the PATL2 gene encoding protein PAT1 homolog 2, whose amino-acid sequence MEQVHQPARMKHLQGPHLNQGPGSSCDPLALEEELMSASQLEEEEENGEGGEELDPDLAPDVEEEEGREQEENDLGDPAVLSAVHNTKKGLLGSPGFKAPAVLGMSPASLQFLWQAPDYLAPLPFRPAFPSAHSPARHFGPRLPSPDPSLLCSPSTSWPLRLSHLTQLHPQHQRILKQQQQQEQLGRPPSPSATKPWSQQPDPYANLMTRKEKDWVVKVQMVQLQSENPCLDDYYYQEYYQKLEKKQADEEIRGRRNRVESLKLVTPYIQKAEAYESVVRIEGSLGQVAVSTCFSPRRAIDAVPHGTQEQETGAASSQRLQVLDRIEKMFLQLLEIEEGQKDGPLQPCDSEQHSNQVEKLFQALKTHEQNTQEEAADGFLQVLSVRKGKALVARLLPFLPQDRAVSLLLTITHHLPLLVRRDVADQALQMLFKPLGKCISHLTFHELLQGLQGLVLLPPGFSERPVTVVLQNQFGISLLYALLSHGEQLVSLDSSLEEHNRDRTAWTDMVILTAWEIAQMPTASLAEPLAFPSNLLPLFCHHVDKQLVQQLEARRE is encoded by the exons ATGGAGCAAGTCCACCAGCCTGCAAGGATGAAGCACCTTCAAG GCCCCCACTTAAACCAAGGCCCAGGAAGTTCCTGTGACCCCTTGGCTCTTGAGGAAGAGCTGATGTCTGCTTCCcaattggaggaggaggaagaaaatggaGAGGGGGGAGAGGAGCTGGATCCAGACCTAGCCCcagacgtggaggaggaggagggaagggagcaggaggAGAATGATCTCGGGGATCCAGCTGTCCTTAGCGCTGTCCATAACACCAAG AAGGGTCTTCTTGGCTCCCCTGGATTCAAGGCCCCTGCTGTGCTGGGGATGTCACCTGCCTCCTTGCAGTTTCTGTGGCAG GCCCCGGACTACCTGGCACCACTTCCTTTCCGGCCTGCCTTTCCCAGCGCCCACTCTCCAGCCCGGCACTTTGGACCTCGGCTGCCCTCCCCTGACCCATCTCTCCTCTGCAGCCCATCCACCTCCTGGCCCCTTAGGCTCAG TCATCTGACCCAGCTGCACCCTCAGCACCAACGTATcctgaagcagcagcagcagcaggagcagcttgGTCGACCACCAAG CCCCTCAGCCACGAAGCCTTGGTCTCAGCAGCCAGACCCCTATGCTAACCTCATGACCCGAAAAGAGAAGGACTGGGTGGTAAAAGTGCAGATGGTTCAGCTGCAGAGTGAGAACCCCTGCCTGGACGACTATTACTACCAG GAATATTATCAgaaattagagaagaaacaggCAGATGAAGAGATACGCGGACGAAGGAACAGGGTTGAGTCCCTCAAGCTGGTCACACCTTACATTCAGAAGGCAGAGGCTTATGAGTCAG TGGTTCGAATTGAGGGTTCCCTGGGCCAGGTAGCTGTATCGACGTGTTTTAGCCCTCGCCGAGCTATTGATGCTGTGCCCCATGGAACTCAAGAGCAG GAGACAGGAGCTGCAAGCAGTCAGAGGCTTCAGGTACTGGACCGGATTGAGAAG ATGTTTCTTCAGTTACTAGAGATAGAAGAGGGCCAGAAGGATGGGCCCCTACAGCCCTGCGACTCTGAGCAGCACAGCAACCAGGTGGAGAAGCTCTTCCAGGCCTTAAAGACCCACGAGCAGAATACTCAGGA GGAGGCAGCAGATGGCTTCCTGCAGGTGCTCTCCGTGAGGAAGGGGAAAGCCCTAGTGGCCCGGCTgctccccttcctgccccaggatcgGGCTGTCAGCCTCCTTCTGACCATCACCCACCACCTGCCCCTCCTGGTCCGGAGGGATGTGGCTGATCAG GCCCTACAAATGTTATTCAAACCTCTGGGCAAATGTATCAGTCACCTGACCTTCCATGAGCTCCTCCAAGGGCTTCAGGGACTCGTCCTGTTACCACCTGGCTTCTCGGAGCGGCCAGTCACTGTGGTGCTTCAGAATCAG TTTGGAATATCTTTGCTCTATGCCCTGCTGAGTCATGGAGAGCAGCTGGTATCCCTGGATTCTTCCCTAGAGGAACACAACCGTGACCGTACAGCTTG GACAGACATGGTCATTCTCACTGCCTGGGAGATAGCCCAAATGCCCACAGCATCTCTGGCAGAACCCCTAGCCTTCCCCAGCAACCTTCTTCCCCTGTTCTGTCACCACGTGGACAAACAATTGGTTCAGCAGCTTGAGGCTAGGAGGGAGTAA